A section of the Spirosoma pollinicola genome encodes:
- a CDS encoding OmpA family protein: MTIKVFSVDISKPLASAVAVMTSRITNRTERIAITNGQLTRVFERPDNLSIEVNADGYKSAQRTMTIAVSPTGNRYEFDAQLDPAPISLTVWAVDSRTNKPIHDAHFTVSGKAGNTTLLLTPDSTTGVVKTELPGKGMYQLTSSASGYGDFTKSIKLDSMQSEARVILTRKKTPDVTKAQALPEAVVKSAKSTFVETPVAKPIIKAPTLSGSIQMPAVTNKPFGSVENGKPVQLKNVYFDQSLPILRSESFPELDQLVSMLAENPAMQIELRGHTDNQGDFDLNVKLSRDRCQAVIDYLVTKGIAKNRLSALGRGPIDPIAPNNNEENRRKNRRVEFIILYY, encoded by the coding sequence TTGACGATCAAAGTTTTTTCGGTTGATATCAGTAAGCCACTGGCGTCGGCTGTTGCCGTTATGACTTCACGTATTACCAATAGAACGGAGCGTATTGCCATAACCAATGGGCAACTTACACGTGTATTCGAAAGGCCTGATAATCTGTCTATTGAAGTTAACGCAGACGGGTACAAGTCTGCCCAACGCACGATGACCATTGCCGTGTCGCCTACGGGTAATCGCTATGAGTTTGACGCTCAGCTCGACCCAGCACCCATTTCGTTGACCGTATGGGCAGTCGATAGCCGGACGAACAAGCCAATCCACGATGCTCATTTTACAGTTTCGGGTAAAGCCGGCAACACAACGCTCTTGCTAACTCCCGATTCGACTACCGGTGTGGTTAAAACGGAGCTTCCTGGGAAAGGAATGTATCAGTTGACCAGTTCGGCCAGTGGCTACGGCGATTTTACAAAGTCCATCAAACTGGACAGTATGCAGAGCGAAGCACGGGTCATATTGACGCGTAAGAAGACACCGGATGTTACCAAAGCTCAGGCGCTTCCTGAAGCGGTAGTTAAATCGGCGAAGTCGACATTCGTGGAAACGCCAGTTGCAAAACCGATTATAAAGGCTCCAACACTCTCTGGCAGCATACAGATGCCAGCCGTTACAAATAAGCCGTTCGGTTCAGTTGAAAATGGTAAGCCCGTGCAACTGAAAAATGTCTATTTTGACCAGAGCTTGCCCATTCTACGGTCTGAGTCGTTTCCTGAACTTGATCAACTAGTCTCTATGCTCGCGGAGAACCCGGCCATGCAAATCGAACTGCGTGGTCATACCGACAATCAGGGCGATTTCGATTTAAACGTAAAGCTCTCCCGCGATCGATGCCAGGCTGTTATTGACTACCTCGTTACCAAAGGAATTGCTAAAAACCGGCTTAGTGCCCTTGGGCGCGGCCCAATTGACCCCATCGCTCCGAATAACAACGAAGAGAACCGACGGAAAAACAGGCGGGTGGAATTTATTATACTATACTATTGA
- a CDS encoding alpha-E domain-containing protein — translation MLSRVANSVYWMHRYIERAENYARFMSVNFNLALDLPPNVDQQWEPLLIATADHDLFVKYYKEPTRENVIQFMTFDKRNPNSIVTCLSYARENARTIREIISKEMWEHLNQFYLMVRDTSPNQQWGEIQTQHFFTEIRNSTQLFYGIIDATITRNEAWHFGRLGRFLERADKTSRFLDVKYFTLLPEIEAVGSTIDLMIWSAVLKSVSAYNMHRQQYRALTPSSIVEFLILDKMFPRAVAHCIRQAELSLYEISGNNITNGFGNIAERSLSKLRTEIEFTETADIFKAGLHQYLDDFQTRTNKIGSTIFETYFDLKPIEV, via the coding sequence ATGCTGAGTCGCGTTGCCAATTCTGTTTACTGGATGCATCGATACATTGAGCGGGCCGAAAACTATGCTCGTTTTATGAGTGTGAACTTCAATCTCGCCCTCGATTTGCCGCCCAATGTGGATCAACAGTGGGAGCCTCTGCTCATTGCAACAGCGGATCACGATCTTTTTGTGAAATATTATAAGGAGCCTACGCGGGAGAATGTTATCCAGTTTATGACGTTCGATAAGCGTAATCCAAACTCTATTGTTACCTGTCTGAGCTACGCCCGCGAAAATGCCCGCACCATCCGCGAGATCATTTCGAAGGAAATGTGGGAACACCTGAATCAGTTTTATCTGATGGTGCGCGACACATCGCCTAATCAGCAATGGGGCGAAATTCAGACGCAGCATTTCTTTACGGAGATACGCAACAGCACTCAGCTTTTTTATGGCATTATCGACGCGACAATCACGCGAAACGAAGCCTGGCATTTTGGGCGGCTAGGGCGTTTTCTGGAGCGGGCCGACAAAACATCCCGGTTTCTGGATGTGAAATACTTTACGCTGCTGCCTGAGATAGAAGCTGTTGGCTCAACTATCGATCTGATGATCTGGTCGGCAGTGCTAAAGTCGGTTAGTGCGTATAATATGCACCGCCAACAGTACAGGGCACTCACGCCATCGAGCATTGTGGAGTTTCTTATTCTCGATAAAATGTTCCCGCGTGCTGTAGCGCACTGCATCCGGCAGGCTGAACTATCGCTCTACGAAATTTCGGGAAACAATATTACTAACGGCTTTGGTAATATAGCTGAGCGATCATTATCAAAGCTCCGTACAGAAATTGAATTCACGGAAACTGCCGATATTTTCAAAGCAGGCCTGCACCAGTACCTCGACGATTTTCAGACGCGTACCAACAAAATCGGGAGCACGATCTTCGAGACCTATTTCGATTTGAAACCGATAGAGGTTTAA
- a CDS encoding Gfo/Idh/MocA family protein, with amino-acid sequence MKPIDRLVNSLLGNPAMSTLSRQDFLQLTGQGLAVGALGSTLTSCEKKPEANTAAVETASTPGGPVPKLPATSPPAQVPADSTKPIELEQIKAKTEQQEGPTPTPMAADQRVGYALVGLGHLTLNQILPAFGACTKSKVVALVSGSPEKMQKVAAQYGIKESSCYSYADYDKLKDNKEVQAIYIVLPNGMHAEYTIRGAQAGKHILCEKPMANSVQECQAMIDACKKADRKLMIAYRIQYEPHNKMVREMVQTEKFGKVKSIIANNGQNSDNPKHWRFNKALAGGGSLPDVGLYCLNTIRFVLAEEPTEVMGYVHSTPNDPRFKEVEEQVNWLMKFPSGVQASCGTSYGHHDDKSYRVLADTGWIKMDPAFPYTGLKLETSQAQGQENQIIQHNIPDKDHFSTEMDHFSECILDNKVPFTPGEEGLQDQKIMEAIYQSAREGKPVKLPAVSKKDAFRGPEPKTA; translated from the coding sequence ATGAAACCGATTGATCGTTTAGTGAACAGCTTACTTGGCAATCCGGCGATGTCAACATTATCTCGTCAGGATTTTCTTCAACTCACGGGCCAGGGTCTGGCTGTTGGCGCATTGGGCAGCACCCTTACTTCCTGCGAGAAAAAACCGGAAGCAAATACCGCAGCCGTTGAAACAGCCAGCACGCCTGGCGGGCCCGTTCCAAAACTCCCCGCTACTTCGCCCCCGGCCCAAGTCCCTGCCGACTCTACCAAACCTATTGAGCTGGAGCAGATAAAAGCTAAAACAGAGCAACAGGAAGGGCCCACCCCTACACCAATGGCCGCAGATCAGCGCGTTGGCTATGCGCTCGTTGGCCTTGGGCACCTGACACTCAATCAGATTTTGCCCGCTTTCGGTGCTTGTACAAAATCGAAAGTGGTGGCTTTGGTGAGTGGTAGCCCCGAAAAAATGCAGAAGGTGGCCGCGCAATATGGCATTAAAGAATCGAGCTGTTACAGCTACGCCGACTACGACAAACTCAAGGACAATAAGGAAGTACAGGCTATTTACATTGTGCTGCCCAACGGTATGCACGCCGAATACACCATTCGGGGGGCGCAGGCCGGAAAGCATATTCTCTGCGAAAAACCGATGGCCAACTCCGTGCAGGAATGCCAGGCGATGATCGACGCCTGCAAAAAAGCGGACCGCAAGCTCATGATTGCCTACCGAATTCAGTATGAGCCGCATAATAAGATGGTGCGCGAGATGGTACAGACAGAGAAATTCGGGAAGGTAAAAAGCATTATTGCCAACAACGGCCAAAACTCCGATAATCCTAAACACTGGCGGTTTAACAAGGCATTGGCTGGTGGAGGGTCTTTACCCGATGTGGGGCTGTATTGCCTGAACACGATTCGATTTGTACTCGCCGAAGAACCTACGGAGGTAATGGGCTACGTTCACAGCACGCCCAACGACCCACGATTTAAGGAAGTTGAAGAGCAGGTAAACTGGTTAATGAAGTTTCCAAGTGGTGTGCAGGCCAGTTGCGGAACCAGTTACGGCCATCATGACGATAAGAGCTATCGCGTTTTGGCCGACACCGGCTGGATTAAAATGGACCCGGCTTTTCCTTACACAGGTCTAAAGCTGGAAACGAGCCAGGCGCAGGGTCAGGAAAATCAAATTATCCAGCATAACATTCCCGATAAAGACCATTTCTCCACCGAGATGGACCACTTTTCGGAATGTATTCTGGACAACAAAGTGCCATTTACACCCGGCGAAGAAGGACTTCAGGACCAGAAAATCATGGAAGCTATTTACCAGTCGGCGCGGGAAGGGAAACCGGTTAAGTTGCCTGCCGTGAGCAAGAAAGATGCGTTTAGAGGGCCTGAACCTAAAACTGCCTGA
- a CDS encoding NIPSNAP family protein encodes MTDKLYSLFLFSLLLCTATFAMPNPGSPKPAESVTTAPSSKFYEVRIYYPTPGKYAEIVDRFRQYTTKIFEKHGMENIGYWTPTDTARKELIYILAYPSREARDASWKAFGSDPEWKAVVAKTEANGKLVDHVDQIFMTEADISPKLKLSQKSPERTFELRTYTCTPGKLPNLLTRFRDHTIKLFSKHGMTNMVYWVTQEKDPSVQPKLVYILAHPSEAEGKAHFEDFRKDPKWIAVKDASEKEAGGSLTTKVESIYMKPTDYSPIK; translated from the coding sequence ATGACAGACAAACTGTATTCACTATTCTTGTTTAGCCTGCTTCTCTGCACGGCCACTTTTGCCATGCCCAACCCAGGTTCACCCAAACCCGCTGAATCAGTCACGACAGCGCCAAGTTCTAAATTTTATGAAGTAAGAATCTACTACCCAACACCAGGTAAATATGCCGAAATCGTTGATCGTTTCCGTCAGTATACGACCAAGATATTCGAGAAACACGGCATGGAAAACATTGGTTACTGGACACCCACCGATACCGCTCGCAAAGAACTGATCTATATTCTGGCCTACCCAAGCCGCGAAGCGCGCGATGCATCCTGGAAAGCTTTCGGTAGTGATCCTGAATGGAAAGCGGTGGTAGCCAAAACCGAAGCCAATGGCAAACTAGTCGACCATGTCGATCAGATTTTCATGACCGAAGCCGACATATCGCCCAAGCTTAAATTAAGTCAGAAATCGCCGGAACGGACGTTTGAATTGCGTACCTACACGTGCACCCCCGGCAAACTGCCTAATCTGCTAACGCGTTTCCGCGATCATACCATCAAGTTATTCAGCAAGCATGGCATGACGAACATGGTCTATTGGGTTACCCAGGAAAAAGATCCAAGCGTTCAGCCCAAACTGGTTTATATTCTGGCCCACCCCAGCGAGGCCGAAGGAAAAGCACACTTCGAAGATTTCCGCAAAGACCCCAAATGGATTGCGGTTAAAGATGCCTCTGAAAAAGAAGCGGGTGGTTCGCTAACGACAAAAGTTGAGTCAATTTATATGAAACCAACCGATTATTCGCCTATTAAATAA